One region of Natronobacterium texcoconense genomic DNA includes:
- a CDS encoding DUF1616 domain-containing protein yields the protein MKERLIRPFATGSGQEMGVFARIPTDLTGLTVFVLGAATLLAVVDVTSPVIRAFVGFPLLFLAPGYAIVSILFPRGVRADRDETLPVVGRTETVTETERVALSFGLSFAVLPLLGLGIAATSWQYTTSVVVWTVSGFVLAAILLAAVRRARVSPADRYRFELLRKLGALRAAIFDTRSSTTTAINLLLVVSMVIALTSVGYALAAPQDDEQYTDLRLLTETDDGEYVAGDLPDSVESGESIPLIVTVENQEGEHQEYTAVVQEQWVDDGEVLERTELRQIDYTLGDGTTGHGDRTVTPDADAGEVRIAVMLFDDEVPETPTTDDAYRYTHFWIEIEDDDLE from the coding sequence ATGAAGGAACGTTTGATCCGCCCGTTCGCGACCGGCTCCGGGCAGGAAATGGGAGTATTCGCCCGGATACCGACCGATCTGACCGGTCTCACCGTGTTCGTCCTCGGTGCGGCCACACTGCTTGCAGTCGTCGACGTCACGTCGCCAGTGATCCGCGCTTTCGTCGGCTTTCCGCTCCTGTTTCTCGCACCGGGCTACGCGATCGTTTCGATCCTGTTCCCGCGAGGCGTCCGGGCCGACCGAGACGAGACGCTGCCAGTGGTCGGCCGGACGGAGACCGTGACGGAGACCGAACGCGTGGCGCTGTCCTTCGGGTTGAGTTTCGCCGTCCTGCCGCTGCTCGGCCTGGGAATCGCCGCTACCTCCTGGCAGTACACGACGTCGGTCGTCGTCTGGACCGTCAGCGGTTTCGTCCTGGCCGCGATACTGCTCGCCGCCGTCAGACGGGCACGCGTCTCCCCCGCCGACCGGTACCGGTTCGAACTGCTGCGAAAGCTCGGTGCGCTCCGTGCTGCGATTTTCGACACCCGGTCGTCGACCACGACGGCGATCAACCTGCTACTGGTCGTCAGTATGGTGATCGCGCTTACGAGCGTCGGCTACGCTCTCGCCGCTCCCCAGGACGACGAACAGTACACCGACCTGCGATTGCTTACCGAGACCGACGACGGCGAGTACGTCGCCGGCGACCTCCCCGACAGCGTCGAGTCCGGCGAGTCGATCCCGCTTATCGTCACCGTCGAGAACCAGGAAGGCGAACACCAGGAGTACACAGCCGTCGTTCAGGAGCAGTGGGTCGACGACGGTGAGGTCCTCGAGCGCACCGAGTTACGCCAGATCGACTACACACTCGGCGACGGGACGACGGGCCACGGGGATCGCACGGTCACGCCCGACGCGGACGCCGGCGAGGTCCGGATCGCCGTCATGCTGTTCGACGACGAGGTGCCGGAGACGCCGACGACCGACGACGCCTACCGCTACACTCACTTCTGGATCGAAATCGAGGACGACGACCTCGAGTAG
- a CDS encoding lipid II:glycine glycyltransferase FemX — protein MSVDVRVATADDLERWNGYVERSPQGRLWHEREALEVQADHADATLHPLIGFKGQEAVGLFPVFEIDKRFVTTVFSPPPHLRVPYLGPAFLNMGKLKQRKRERRRLAFVDDCMEWIRSELGPKYSHVRTATGFADARPLEWNEYEASPEYTYVVDLERDREDLLLSFSSDARSNVRNADDDAYEITVGGRKEIELIMEQVRNRYESQGVDFRVPDEFVLDLHERAVGGEIRPYTLRVDDEFVGGILAVEYGDTTGRWLGGVRTDTEVDLPTNDLLDWTIMEDGLDRGLAGYDLVGADNRRINRYKAKFNPELRTYYSLEYGSWGMRQAASIYDSVK, from the coding sequence ATGAGCGTCGATGTTCGCGTCGCCACGGCAGACGACCTCGAGCGCTGGAACGGTTACGTCGAACGATCGCCACAGGGACGGCTGTGGCACGAACGCGAGGCCCTGGAGGTACAGGCAGACCACGCCGATGCGACCCTGCACCCGCTGATCGGGTTCAAGGGCCAGGAAGCGGTCGGGCTCTTCCCCGTCTTCGAGATCGACAAGCGGTTCGTCACGACCGTCTTCTCGCCGCCGCCACACCTGCGGGTGCCGTACCTCGGGCCCGCCTTCCTGAACATGGGGAAGCTGAAACAGCGCAAGCGCGAGCGACGCCGGCTGGCGTTCGTCGACGACTGCATGGAGTGGATCCGATCGGAACTGGGGCCGAAGTACAGCCACGTCCGGACCGCGACCGGGTTCGCGGACGCACGGCCGCTCGAGTGGAACGAGTACGAGGCCTCGCCGGAGTACACCTACGTCGTCGACCTCGAGCGCGACCGCGAGGATCTCCTGCTGTCCTTTAGCAGCGACGCCCGGAGCAACGTCAGGAACGCGGACGACGACGCCTACGAGATCACGGTCGGCGGCCGCAAGGAGATCGAACTGATCATGGAACAGGTCAGGAATCGCTACGAATCACAGGGCGTCGACTTCCGTGTCCCCGACGAGTTCGTCCTCGACCTCCACGAACGGGCCGTCGGCGGCGAGATTCGACCCTACACGCTGCGGGTCGACGACGAGTTCGTCGGCGGCATCCTGGCGGTCGAGTACGGCGACACCACGGGTCGGTGGCTCGGCGGCGTCCGAACGGATACGGAGGTTGACCTGCCGACGAACGACCTGCTCGACTGGACGATCATGGAGGATGGCCTCGATCGCGGGCTTGCCGGCTACGACCTCGTCGGGGCGGACAACCGCCGCATCAATCGGTACAAGGCGAAGTTCAACCCCGAACTGCGGACCTACTACAGCCTCGAGTACGGGAGCTGGGGGATGCGCCAGGCTGCGTCGATCTACGATTCGGTGAAGTAG
- a CDS encoding alkaline phosphatase family protein, translating to MEDRSSLRTLLVGIDAACERVLEPLFDDGEVPTLESFYEDETAASGPLESQIPPWTASAWPSMYTGKNPGKHGVYGFLSFDGYDWDVVNATDVRERALWDLLSDRGYSSVVVNVPVTHPPREFDGALIPGYTAPENPDCHPEGLLEDVREEIGDYRVYPDETIDDRAESYSDCARMRGEAFRYLADRVDPEFGFLEFQVTDSIFHKEPDNEEAIRATYREVDRQLAETIEVCDPDNVILASDHGMGPYDGREFRINEYLRAEGLVETERGGSGMPTWATVRDDALKAGTASTDREPGLGERAMATAATLGLTSQRIGAVLERFGLEETVANYAPTSVVNAGATQVDFASSRAFVRSRIELGVRINLEGREPDGVVPQEEYEAVRTRIIDALRSVETPDGDPVFEAVRPREEYFHGPESEDAVDVVTVPADFDHFLSATLRDEQFGPPSEPWNHKLEGTIAARGPDIDDDAGVGNAHLFDVAPTVLATLGVPVDDRMDGQPLPCVDSPGVRSYPRLDDDRSTGTDDVAVEERLADLGYLE from the coding sequence ATGGAGGATCGATCTTCGCTTCGAACGCTGCTCGTCGGTATCGACGCGGCCTGCGAACGGGTGCTCGAGCCGCTGTTCGACGACGGCGAGGTACCGACGCTCGAGTCGTTCTACGAGGACGAGACCGCGGCGAGTGGGCCGCTCGAGTCCCAGATCCCGCCGTGGACGGCGAGCGCGTGGCCCTCGATGTACACGGGGAAGAATCCCGGCAAGCACGGGGTCTACGGCTTCCTCTCCTTCGACGGCTACGACTGGGACGTGGTCAACGCGACCGACGTCCGCGAGCGGGCGCTGTGGGACCTGCTTTCGGACCGGGGCTACTCGAGCGTCGTCGTCAACGTTCCCGTCACCCACCCGCCGCGGGAGTTCGATGGCGCGTTGATTCCGGGCTACACCGCGCCCGAGAACCCCGACTGTCATCCCGAAGGCTTGCTCGAAGACGTTCGAGAAGAGATCGGTGATTATCGCGTCTACCCCGACGAAACGATCGACGACCGCGCCGAGAGCTACAGCGACTGTGCGCGCATGCGCGGCGAGGCGTTTCGCTACCTCGCCGACCGGGTCGACCCCGAGTTCGGTTTCCTCGAGTTCCAGGTGACCGACTCGATCTTCCACAAGGAACCCGACAACGAGGAGGCGATCCGTGCGACCTACCGCGAGGTCGACCGCCAGCTCGCCGAGACGATAGAGGTCTGCGATCCGGACAACGTGATCCTCGCCAGCGACCACGGGATGGGCCCGTACGACGGCCGGGAGTTCCGGATCAACGAGTACCTCCGTGCGGAGGGACTCGTCGAGACCGAACGCGGCGGCAGCGGGATGCCGACCTGGGCGACGGTTCGCGACGACGCGCTCAAGGCCGGCACCGCGAGCACCGACCGCGAACCCGGCCTCGGCGAACGGGCGATGGCGACGGCCGCGACCCTGGGGCTGACCAGCCAGCGGATCGGCGCCGTCCTCGAGCGATTCGGCCTCGAGGAAACCGTCGCGAACTACGCCCCGACGAGCGTCGTCAACGCGGGCGCGACCCAGGTCGACTTCGCGTCCTCGAGAGCGTTCGTCCGTTCGCGGATCGAACTCGGCGTCCGGATCAACCTCGAGGGCAGAGAGCCCGACGGCGTCGTCCCGCAGGAGGAGTACGAGGCCGTCCGAACGCGGATCATCGACGCGCTCCGATCGGTCGAGACGCCCGACGGCGACCCCGTCTTCGAGGCAGTCCGTCCCCGTGAGGAGTACTTCCACGGCCCCGAGAGCGAGGACGCCGTCGACGTGGTCACCGTTCCCGCCGACTTCGACCACTTCCTCTCGGCGACGCTGCGCGACGAACAGTTCGGTCCGCCATCCGAACCCTGGAATCACAAACTCGAGGGGACCATTGCAGCCAGAGGACCCGATATCGACGACGATGCGGGCGTCGGGAACGCCCACCTCTTCGACGTCGCACCGACCGTCCTGGCGACGCTCGGCGTCCCGGTTGACGACCGGATGGACGGCCAGCCCCTCCCCTGTGTCGACTCGCCCGGCGTTCGTAGCTATCCCCGACTGGACGACGACCGCTCGACCGGGACGGACGACGTGGCGGTCGAAGAACGACTCGCGGATCTGGGCTATCTCGAGTGA
- a CDS encoding flippase produces the protein MSTKRIIEGFKATFGARLLNTVSNGLLIFLLAGVLLTPDEYGLLFLVISIVTVAQLGSDLGLARSAARYVSDRKETDPGTVRFVLRTSIRYRLLLLGIVAGALLVGRDLIAAILETPALTTLLVVGALYLCALSLYSYHQTLFQGFNRVELSARIEVINSVGRVIFVVAFTALGFGVVGALFGYVLGAGIATVIGAVLLYRQFYTAYPDGSGSRSLRNRILEYSVPLTASQGANVLDRQIDTVLVGYFLTPVAVSYYVLGKQISEFVTVISGSLGFSISPSFGEQKATESLERAARIYETSLQYVLLLYMPAAVGIFLVADPAVTLVFGSEYAGAAPVLQVLGIYIVFQSITDITTNSLDYLGRAKARAIAKGVTSVANVGLNVVLIPIYGVVGAAVATVVTFGIYTLVNVYVMHLELSLDLRRIVRAFGAAGGIAAAMGVAVLSLMPYASTLPTLVGVIAAGVVVWAGLVVLSGLVDPRETVAQLT, from the coding sequence ATGTCGACGAAACGAATAATAGAGGGTTTCAAGGCGACGTTCGGAGCACGACTCCTCAACACAGTCTCCAACGGGCTGTTGATCTTCCTGCTTGCCGGCGTCCTGCTGACGCCGGACGAGTACGGCCTGCTCTTTCTGGTGATCTCTATCGTCACGGTCGCCCAGCTCGGGTCGGATCTCGGGCTCGCTCGCTCGGCCGCACGGTACGTCTCCGACCGGAAAGAGACCGATCCCGGGACGGTGCGGTTCGTCCTCCGGACGTCGATCCGGTACCGACTCCTCCTGCTCGGAATCGTCGCCGGAGCACTCCTCGTCGGTCGGGATCTCATCGCGGCGATACTCGAGACGCCGGCACTGACGACGTTACTCGTGGTGGGGGCACTCTATCTGTGTGCGCTGTCGCTGTACTCGTACCACCAGACGCTGTTCCAGGGATTCAACCGGGTCGAACTGAGCGCCCGGATCGAGGTGATCAACTCGGTTGGACGCGTGATCTTCGTCGTCGCGTTTACTGCGCTCGGATTCGGCGTCGTGGGTGCACTGTTCGGCTACGTACTCGGGGCCGGGATCGCGACGGTGATCGGAGCAGTTCTGCTCTATCGGCAGTTCTACACGGCTTACCCCGACGGCAGCGGAAGTCGGTCGCTTCGAAACCGAATCCTCGAGTACAGCGTTCCGCTGACGGCCTCCCAGGGCGCGAACGTCCTCGACCGCCAGATCGACACCGTCCTCGTGGGCTATTTCCTCACGCCCGTCGCGGTTAGCTACTATGTGCTCGGGAAACAGATTTCGGAGTTCGTCACCGTCATCTCCGGCTCGTTGGGGTTCTCGATATCGCCTTCCTTCGGCGAGCAGAAAGCGACGGAATCGCTCGAGCGTGCCGCCCGGATCTACGAGACGTCGCTCCAGTACGTCCTCTTGCTGTACATGCCTGCTGCGGTCGGCATCTTCCTCGTCGCTGATCCCGCCGTCACGCTCGTCTTCGGCAGCGAGTACGCCGGTGCTGCCCCAGTCTTGCAGGTGCTTGGCATCTATATCGTGTTCCAGTCGATCACCGACATCACGACGAACAGCCTCGACTACCTCGGGCGGGCGAAAGCGCGCGCGATCGCGAAAGGTGTGACCTCCGTCGCGAACGTCGGTTTGAACGTCGTTTTGATTCCGATCTACGGCGTGGTCGGTGCCGCCGTCGCCACCGTCGTCACCTTCGGGATCTACACGCTCGTGAACGTCTACGTGATGCACCTCGAGCTCTCGCTGGATCTCCGCCGGATCGTGCGAGCGTTCGGGGCCGCGGGCGGTATCGCGGCTGCGATGGGCGTCGCCGTCCTCTCACTGATGCCGTACGCGTCGACGCTGCCGACGCTCGTCGGCGTAATCGCCGCCGGCGTCGTCGTCTGGGCCGGGTTGGTCGTCCTGAGCGGACTCGTCGATCCTCGAGAAACGGTTGCCCAGTTGACCTGA
- a CDS encoding RDD family protein produces MVGPQRSRLRHAGLLERGAAWFVDGIASFIAIFVLMFPIIFLFSAGGSADAAEGMGMLVGLVGLIAYYVGSEAKWGQTPGKMLLGIRVVYTDGRECSGAGAVIRNITKLIGGAALLPIIVAIVLILVTDDNQRLGDIFGDTTVVKV; encoded by the coding sequence ATGGTTGGTCCCCAACGTTCACGGTTACGACACGCAGGATTACTCGAGCGAGGCGCAGCGTGGTTCGTCGACGGCATCGCATCGTTCATCGCCATCTTCGTGCTCATGTTCCCGATAATATTCCTGTTCTCGGCAGGAGGATCGGCCGACGCCGCGGAAGGGATGGGTATGCTCGTCGGACTCGTCGGTCTGATCGCCTACTACGTGGGCTCCGAAGCGAAGTGGGGACAGACGCCGGGCAAGATGCTGCTCGGAATTCGCGTCGTCTACACTGACGGCCGGGAGTGTTCCGGTGCCGGTGCCGTAATCCGTAATATCACGAAATTGATCGGCGGCGCGGCACTGCTCCCGATTATCGTCGCGATCGTCCTCATTCTGGTGACCGACGACAACCAGCGACTCGGCGACATCTTCGGTGATACGACGGTCGTCAAGGTCTAA
- a CDS encoding glycosyltransferase family 4 protein → MRLGLYHAHAGTKSAGGKAVFVRQIARKLAADHDVFLYTRFERREDVADSLLESNVSLYRIPPVESDRVRRFVHQRTPLGATDVLPLVSGLRSGLCSHVDENVDVLLTHRFLEDTVLSNLVDVPTVYQYHNVASVGLGARIRERYSATSVHLANSEQIVREVSEKLDRSVDGIVSPGLDLERFTPQATPKLTSDGPSILFVGRVREGKGVHELLEAVARLPRDVDLYVVGDGDCTAVRERAERLGVTDSVALVGEVPHEALPGYYAACDVFCNPTRYEGFGMVNLEAMACGLPVVTTDLPGIREYATHEENALLVPPKDVDELAGTLEGVLESPTLRDELSDAGRRTARQYSWEAQAERLVEFCRTVLEEERSGTSSAVRDDRGSRSDGPDQPLSR, encoded by the coding sequence ATGCGACTCGGGCTCTACCACGCTCACGCGGGGACGAAAAGCGCCGGCGGAAAGGCGGTGTTCGTCCGACAGATCGCCCGCAAGCTGGCGGCAGATCACGACGTCTTCCTCTACACGAGGTTCGAGCGACGCGAAGACGTCGCCGACTCACTGCTCGAGTCGAACGTCTCGCTCTACCGTATTCCGCCAGTCGAAAGCGACCGCGTGCGCCGGTTCGTCCACCAGCGAACTCCGCTCGGGGCCACCGACGTGCTCCCGCTCGTGAGCGGGCTCCGGTCGGGACTGTGCTCGCACGTCGACGAGAACGTCGACGTCCTGCTCACGCACCGATTTCTCGAGGATACAGTGCTCTCGAACCTGGTCGACGTCCCGACCGTCTACCAGTATCACAACGTCGCAAGCGTCGGACTCGGCGCACGGATCCGGGAGCGATACAGTGCGACGAGCGTCCACCTGGCGAACTCGGAGCAGATCGTCCGCGAGGTCTCGGAAAAACTCGATCGGTCGGTCGACGGTATCGTCTCTCCGGGACTGGACCTCGAGCGGTTCACACCGCAGGCGACGCCGAAACTGACTTCCGACGGCCCGTCGATCCTCTTCGTCGGTCGCGTCCGGGAAGGGAAAGGCGTTCACGAACTGCTCGAGGCCGTCGCTCGCCTCCCGCGAGACGTCGACCTGTACGTCGTCGGCGACGGCGACTGCACGGCCGTTCGCGAACGAGCCGAACGACTCGGTGTCACCGACTCCGTCGCGCTGGTCGGCGAGGTTCCCCACGAGGCGCTTCCCGGCTACTACGCCGCCTGTGACGTCTTCTGTAACCCGACGCGGTACGAAGGATTCGGAATGGTGAACCTCGAGGCGATGGCCTGTGGACTGCCGGTCGTCACAACCGATCTGCCCGGGATCAGGGAGTACGCCACCCACGAGGAAAACGCCCTGCTCGTTCCCCCGAAAGACGTCGACGAACTCGCGGGCACACTCGAGGGCGTGCTCGAGTCGCCGACGCTCCGCGACGAACTCTCCGACGCCGGTCGCCGGACGGCACGACAGTACTCCTGGGAGGCACAGGCCGAACGGCTCGTGGAGTTCTGTCGGACGGTCCTCGAGGAAGAACGAAGTGGGACGTCGTCGGCGGTTCGCGACGACCGCGGTTCTCGGTCGGACGGGCCCGATCAGCCGCTCTCGAGGTAA
- a CDS encoding polysaccharide deacetylase family protein — protein sequence MGRVVVSIDAELAWGFHDLEQPPERRIRRARRGWRRLVEWLDAYEIPATWAIVGHLFLEECDGRHASHPAADADWFERDPGGRASENDRWFGPDLIERVQEADVDHEIGCHSFSHALFDPATTDREVVEAELEACRAAAREWGISLESFVFPRNVVGYRDVLAEYDFTCYRGVEPSRWYDGSWWYPVGKFASYSAGKTAPPLVSPTVDEYGLVAVPGSLCLFSFEGLARTVVEPIAGDPVLRKAKLGIDAAAQSDGICHLWLHPNDLTTARNVRRLRRILEYVDEQRRTTDLQVETMAEVATGALEEPAGTELESSEPELEAGLEELEHETDVDTPVAPELQNQ from the coding sequence ATGGGACGCGTAGTCGTTTCGATCGACGCCGAGCTCGCGTGGGGATTCCACGACCTCGAGCAGCCCCCTGAACGTCGAATCCGACGGGCTCGCCGGGGGTGGCGACGGCTGGTCGAGTGGCTGGACGCCTACGAAATTCCGGCGACGTGGGCGATCGTCGGCCACCTCTTCCTGGAGGAGTGTGACGGGCGACACGCGTCCCATCCTGCGGCCGACGCCGACTGGTTCGAACGCGATCCGGGCGGTCGTGCCAGCGAGAACGACCGCTGGTTCGGCCCCGACCTGATCGAACGGGTCCAGGAGGCCGACGTCGACCACGAGATCGGCTGTCACTCGTTCTCACATGCCCTGTTCGATCCGGCGACCACCGACCGCGAGGTCGTCGAGGCCGAACTCGAGGCCTGTCGCGCGGCCGCACGCGAGTGGGGGATCTCCCTCGAGTCGTTCGTCTTCCCCCGTAACGTCGTCGGTTACCGTGACGTCCTCGCCGAGTACGACTTCACCTGCTACCGGGGCGTGGAGCCGTCGCGATGGTACGACGGCTCCTGGTGGTATCCGGTCGGCAAGTTCGCGAGCTATTCCGCGGGCAAGACGGCACCACCGCTCGTTTCGCCGACGGTCGACGAATACGGGCTGGTCGCCGTTCCCGGCTCGCTGTGTCTGTTCTCCTTCGAGGGGCTCGCTCGAACGGTCGTCGAACCGATCGCGGGCGATCCAGTCCTCCGAAAGGCGAAACTCGGCATCGACGCGGCAGCGCAGAGCGACGGGATCTGTCACCTCTGGCTGCACCCGAACGACCTCACGACCGCACGGAACGTTCGACGACTGCGTCGCATCCTCGAGTACGTCGACGAGCAACGCCGCACGACCGACCTGCAGGTCGAGACGATGGCCGAGGTCGCGACGGGAGCACTCGAGGAGCCGGCAGGAACGGAACTGGAGTCGTCCGAACCCGAACTCGAGGCCGGACTCGAGGAACTCGAACACGAGACCGACGTCGATACGCCGGTCGCACCGGAACTACAGAATCAGTAG
- a CDS encoding helix-turn-helix transcriptional regulator, giving the protein MNREKNGDGFETLATLTRSPVRLRVLEYLLERGPATASDVAPHVDASRRTVSRALSALAEQRLASSEGRTYRATTYAELVADDVFSLLERLEQGREFAAFLESFPTGETDLTAADLADANGTTTCRRSADPHAPVSHVIDALDGAGQVRVLAPVASPLYVRPLVACVRDGATVEAVVDGDAYDSFCSKLRGGVRVAATLGDVSLAVHDEVPFGLLECDERVVLGAYDDGVLQATFETDDERVQDTTQDIYDRYRTAANHVVD; this is encoded by the coding sequence ATGAACCGTGAGAAAAACGGGGACGGATTCGAGACGCTCGCCACCCTGACGCGTTCGCCCGTCCGCCTTCGCGTCCTCGAGTACCTGCTCGAACGCGGCCCGGCGACCGCCTCCGACGTCGCTCCCCACGTCGACGCCTCCCGACGAACCGTCTCTCGAGCGCTTTCTGCCCTCGCGGAGCAACGGCTGGCGTCGAGCGAGGGACGAACGTACCGCGCGACGACCTACGCGGAACTGGTCGCCGACGACGTCTTTTCCTTGCTCGAGCGCCTGGAGCAAGGACGTGAGTTCGCGGCGTTTCTCGAGTCCTTCCCGACGGGAGAAACCGACCTCACGGCGGCCGATCTCGCGGACGCGAACGGGACGACGACCTGCCGGCGGTCTGCGGATCCACACGCGCCCGTGTCGCACGTGATCGACGCCCTCGACGGGGCCGGCCAGGTCAGGGTTCTCGCTCCGGTCGCGTCGCCGCTGTACGTTCGGCCACTGGTCGCCTGCGTTCGCGACGGCGCGACGGTCGAGGCTGTCGTCGACGGTGACGCCTACGACTCCTTCTGCTCGAAACTCCGCGGGGGAGTCCGGGTCGCCGCGACGCTGGGGGACGTCTCGCTCGCGGTTCACGACGAGGTTCCGTTCGGACTGCTCGAGTGCGACGAACGGGTCGTTCTCGGAGCCTACGACGACGGCGTCCTGCAGGCGACGTTCGAAACCGACGACGAGCGCGTTCAGGACACGACACAGGACATCTACGACCGATACCGAACGGCCGCGAATCACGTCGTCGACTGA
- a CDS encoding carboxylate--amine ligase, which yields MGSGGTTAEDAAWTDGSVAVPAITAPSTLACFRSLGRRNGERIRTIALADRDGVPATRSKYCDESVPVPSPHEDLVAYKDALLSIAMRPDVRTIIPVRDVDVYVLAKYRDEFDEYVSTPWPDIETLRSVQDRVRLFDAAESAGVAVPETRLLGDSNDDWDRQWIVKARYSILVDEYVDRYSPAEFLDPPKTEYLRPGAEPDVDRFRREMDHDPLLQEYVPTTEEYGFFALYDHGEPVATFQHRQRRGYSYAGGASSFRESVRIPALEEAGRDLLDHLEWHGLAMVEFLRDDETGEFKLMEINPRFWSSLPFSVQAGADFPYYYWQLANGRKDRIDHEYEAGLAGHLIRGELLYLRSILFEDVDLAEKPSFTTAVSEIVTSMVEHPRFDCASVDDVRPFLWDMREAYNHYNGRV from the coding sequence ATGGGTAGTGGCGGGACTACGGCCGAAGACGCCGCCTGGACGGACGGCTCGGTCGCCGTTCCCGCGATCACGGCACCGAGTACGCTCGCGTGTTTCAGATCGCTCGGCCGCCGGAACGGAGAGCGAATCCGAACCATCGCGCTCGCGGATCGCGACGGTGTTCCGGCGACCCGGTCGAAGTACTGCGACGAGTCGGTTCCGGTGCCGTCCCCACACGAGGATCTGGTCGCGTACAAGGACGCTCTACTGTCGATCGCGATGCGCCCCGACGTACGGACGATCATCCCCGTCCGGGACGTCGACGTCTACGTGCTCGCGAAGTACAGAGACGAGTTCGACGAGTACGTGAGCACGCCGTGGCCCGACATCGAGACGCTTCGATCCGTCCAGGACCGGGTACGGCTGTTCGACGCCGCGGAATCGGCCGGCGTCGCCGTCCCCGAGACGAGGTTGCTCGGCGATTCGAACGACGACTGGGATCGCCAGTGGATCGTCAAGGCACGGTACTCGATTCTCGTCGACGAGTACGTCGACCGCTACTCGCCCGCGGAGTTTCTCGACCCGCCCAAGACGGAGTATCTCCGACCGGGTGCCGAGCCCGACGTCGACCGATTCCGGCGGGAGATGGACCACGACCCCCTGTTACAGGAGTACGTCCCAACCACCGAGGAGTACGGCTTCTTCGCGCTGTACGACCACGGCGAACCGGTCGCGACCTTCCAGCACCGACAACGTCGCGGCTACAGCTACGCCGGCGGCGCGAGTTCGTTCCGCGAATCGGTCCGGATTCCAGCCCTCGAGGAAGCAGGCCGGGACCTGCTCGATCACCTCGAGTGGCACGGCCTGGCGATGGTCGAGTTCCTGCGGGACGACGAGACAGGCGAGTTCAAACTCATGGAGATCAACCCCCGGTTCTGGTCGTCGCTGCCGTTTTCGGTTCAGGCTGGTGCCGACTTCCCCTACTACTACTGGCAGCTTGCGAACGGCCGGAAGGATCGGATCGACCACGAGTACGAAGCAGGACTCGCGGGACACCTGATCCGGGGAGAACTGCTCTATCTCCGTTCGATCCTGTTCGAGGACGTCGATCTCGCCGAGAAACCGTCGTTCACGACGGCAGTGTCGGAGATCGTCACATCGATGGTCGAGCACCCCCGGTTCGACTGTGCAAGCGTCGACGACGTCCGTCCGTTCCTGTGGGACATGCGAGAAGCGTACAATCACTACAACGGACGCGTCTGA